DNA from Coffea arabica cultivar ET-39 chromosome 10c, Coffea Arabica ET-39 HiFi, whole genome shotgun sequence:
aatttgttttccttgacaggctTGGAAGTGGAAGTTTTGAGGCTTAATTAGTgaaccccaaaaataattttcttcccACAGGACTCGAGACCAAAGGAAGTGCTTCTATTGAGTTATTAGTGTCTGAGGGATATCtcatatataatttgaattcgattCACTTGATAAGTATTTGGTGTAATATTTGGGACTGATAGTGCAAttgtaattatttgagaactgaggacttttgtcttattcgAGGAATGATACccttacttgagatttgtaatgtatcttatttcgttctaagtttgaaaaatgttatttcgtttattcttgaggttgtaccctatgttattggatgtgagtgatgtattttatttgaggactgtagtgagtcccggcgagagttgggcaggcggtccgccgaatcctttggttcgccttagggggaggtggggctgtcacaatgcATCTTTTGTGTTAGGCATACAAATACACCGTGATCGCTCACGAAGTATTTTAGAACTATCACAAAAGGGTTATATCGAAAAGATTCTTAAAAAGTATAGCATGCAACATTGTAAACCATGTGACATTCCTGTAGCTAAAGGAGACAAATTTAGTCTTGAACAATGTCCTAAAAATGCTTTTGAGGAAAGAGAGatgcaaaaaattttttataccTCAACAGTAGGGAGTCTAATGTCTGCTCAAGTATGTACGCGTCCAGACATTGCGTACATTACTGGGATGTTGGGTAGATATCTGAGTAATTCTGGATTAGATCATTGGAAAGCAACCAAACGGGTCTTACGATATCTACAGAAAACAAAAGACTACATGCTCATGTATCGGAAGTCAGATGAGTTAGAGATCATTGGGTATACTGATTCCGATTATACTGGATGTCAAGATACTATGAAGTCAACGTCAGACTATGTGTACTTGTTGACTGGAGGTGGCATATCCTGGAAGAGTGTTAAACAGTCCCTCATAGCATCTTTCACTATGGCTGCAGAGTTTATAACTTGTTATGAGGCATCCAATCCAGGAATTTGGCTACGAAATTTCGTCACAAGATTACATGTGGCGGATAATATTGAAAGACCactcaaattattttgtgacaaTAAATCAACAGTCCTATATTCCAACAATAACAGGAGCTCGACAAAATCTAAACATATAGATATCAAGTTCTTGGTTGTTAAAGAAAGAGTACAGAGTGGACAGTTATCAATAGAGCATATcgagacaaactccatggttgCGGATCTGCTTACTAAGGGATTGCTATCCAAAATGTTTCATGAGCATAC
Protein-coding regions in this window:
- the LOC140015968 gene encoding secreted RxLR effector protein 161-like, yielding MQHCKPCDIPVAKGDKFSLEQCPKNAFEEREMQKIFYTSTVGSLMSAQVCTRPDIAYITGMLGRYLSNSGLDHWKATKRVLRYLQKTKDYMLMYRKSDELEIIGYTDSDYTGCQDTMKSTSDYVYLLTGGGISWKSVKQSLIASFTMAAEFITCYEASNPGIWLRNFVTRLHVADNIERPLKLFCDNKSTVLYSNNNRSSTKSKHIDIKFLVVKERVQSGQLSIEHIETNSMVADLLTKGLLSKMFHEHTAHMGVVLNDVQF